One window of the Arthrobacter sp. D5-1 genome contains the following:
- a CDS encoding DUF4041 domain-containing protein, whose amino-acid sequence MSVPAGWYTDPQNSALVRYWDGMRWTDHVQPVQPAQLADLPTAPREPAPARQHSQEPQELNQGRVGGTRKVGFFGAKKTAETALADVERLQRILDERGLLEFDQIEASRDELRRTAENERREWASENQRLQSQLHSLRSELAEAEGQLVTARASAALQEVGVFDFDHPAEHSAHLSARLDSVRAQYKEMARAKQAIHATSNFTFNNSAKQGMKFVNQMSTIMLRAYNAEAENCVKTVKAGNLATATARLTKAKEQIERQGTMIDLRVDETYHHLRIQEMVLAAEHLQALAAEKELERARREDLREQKKAEAELAAARQKLAKERAMHQATLDALIANGDLEGAERMRAKIAEDELALADVERRAANIRAGYVYVISNIGAFGENMVKIGMTRRLEPMDRVNELGDASVPFRFDVHALFYSDDALATEAMLHRTFAEQRVNKVNLRREFFRVTPHQVLEVLKEHHVELVEFTEQPTAEEFRLSTPEAEALPV is encoded by the coding sequence GTGAGCGTTCCCGCCGGCTGGTACACCGACCCTCAAAACTCTGCACTTGTCCGCTACTGGGACGGCATGCGCTGGACCGATCACGTCCAACCTGTCCAGCCCGCACAGCTGGCGGATTTACCGACTGCTCCCCGGGAGCCGGCCCCGGCGCGTCAACATTCTCAGGAACCGCAGGAACTGAATCAGGGACGCGTTGGAGGCACGCGCAAGGTCGGATTCTTCGGTGCCAAGAAGACAGCCGAGACCGCCCTCGCCGATGTCGAGCGGCTGCAAAGGATCCTGGATGAGCGTGGCCTGCTCGAGTTCGACCAGATAGAAGCCAGCCGGGATGAGCTTCGCCGCACTGCTGAGAACGAACGCAGGGAATGGGCATCTGAGAACCAACGGCTTCAGTCTCAACTGCACTCCCTGCGTTCTGAACTTGCCGAAGCCGAAGGCCAGTTGGTGACCGCTCGCGCCTCGGCCGCGCTGCAGGAAGTCGGAGTCTTTGACTTCGACCACCCAGCAGAACACTCCGCTCACCTGTCTGCCCGGCTGGATTCCGTCCGTGCCCAATACAAGGAGATGGCCCGGGCAAAGCAGGCCATCCACGCGACGTCGAACTTCACGTTCAACAACTCCGCGAAGCAGGGCATGAAGTTCGTGAACCAGATGTCGACCATCATGCTGCGTGCCTATAACGCCGAAGCCGAGAACTGCGTGAAAACGGTCAAAGCTGGAAACTTGGCAACCGCGACGGCGCGCCTGACCAAGGCGAAAGAACAGATCGAACGCCAAGGCACCATGATTGACCTACGAGTCGACGAGACCTACCACCACCTGCGCATCCAGGAAATGGTGCTCGCCGCGGAACACCTCCAAGCTCTTGCCGCGGAGAAGGAACTGGAGCGCGCCCGACGCGAAGATCTGCGCGAGCAGAAGAAAGCCGAAGCGGAACTCGCCGCCGCCCGGCAAAAGCTCGCCAAGGAACGGGCCATGCACCAGGCAACCCTGGACGCACTCATAGCCAACGGCGACCTCGAAGGCGCAGAACGAATGCGCGCCAAAATCGCTGAAGACGAACTCGCCCTCGCCGACGTGGAACGGCGCGCTGCGAACATTCGCGCCGGCTACGTGTACGTCATCTCCAACATCGGCGCTTTCGGGGAAAACATGGTCAAGATCGGCATGACCCGCCGGTTGGAGCCCATGGACCGGGTCAACGAACTCGGAGATGCGTCCGTACCGTTCCGCTTCGACGTACATGCGCTTTTTTACTCCGACGATGCCCTCGCCACCGAGGCAATGCTGCACCGGACGTTCGCTGAGCAGCGCGTCAACAAGGTCAACCTCCGTCGCGAATTCTTCCGGGTCACCCCGCACCAGGTACTGGAAGTGCTGAAAGAACACCACGTCGAACTCGTGGAATTCACCGAACAACCCACCGCCGAAGAATTCCGCCTCAGCACACCGGAGGCAGAGGCTTTGCCTGTGTAA
- a CDS encoding DUF4192 family protein → MNALTIKNPADLLSFIGHTLGFWPQVSLVCITLGNSKVGATLPIDLSRQPCHEVLFARTVASDLTNDSKATSIVFARYTSAASEPGQSNAHTATIAALTGVVAETGVTIRNGIFVGSDTAAPPYDTGAGQDRTLPLSTTEYSQVNAEFIYRGSTIAPPLTKSPCHHERTRLWKRPSSKTT, encoded by the coding sequence ATGAACGCGCTGACCATCAAAAACCCGGCAGATTTACTCAGCTTCATCGGACACACCCTCGGCTTCTGGCCACAGGTGAGCCTCGTCTGCATCACCCTCGGCAACAGCAAAGTAGGTGCAACGCTCCCCATCGACCTCTCCCGCCAGCCATGCCACGAAGTCCTCTTCGCCCGGACCGTCGCCAGCGACCTCACAAATGACTCCAAAGCCACAAGCATTGTCTTCGCCCGGTATACCAGTGCCGCTTCCGAACCTGGCCAGTCGAACGCCCACACCGCGACCATCGCAGCGCTCACCGGAGTCGTCGCAGAAACCGGCGTCACCATCCGCAACGGAATCTTCGTCGGTAGCGACACGGCCGCCCCCCCCTATGACACCGGAGCGGGCCAAGACAGAACCCTGCCCCTCAGCACCACCGAGTACAGCCAAGTCAACGCCGAATTCATCTACCGCGGCAGCACCATCGCCCCCCCACTGACCAAATCACCCTGCCACCACGAACGCACCAGGCTGTGGAAGCGACCGTCATCGAAAACCACATGA